CGGATGGTTGATTTTGGAAATGAAGTGATGCTTGGCGATAAACAAATTGAAGTCTTTACTTTTGGTTTATCGGCAATGATTAAGGACGGATGGCTGGGTGACGCAACCAATCGTCTGGGAATCACGTTCAACGCGGGACGTCTAGACCTTTCCAGGCAAAAGGAAAAATTCAAGGCTGACCAATCCACCGCGCGGACTAATGGTGTTTTCACAAAGTTGGCTTTCACCGCAGCGCGTGAGCAGCTTTTATGGGAAAAAATAATCCTGGTAGATAATTTTCGTGCTCAGGTGGCGCGTCCCAACTTGGATGGTTCCGAACAATTTTCCTTGGGAGGTCAGGATGGAATTCGTGCTTATCCGGTCAGCGAAGCCGCCGGAGATGCTGGTTGGATTAATTCACTAGAATTGCGTTGGCAAAAGATGGATCAGCTTCAGTTATTTGGATTTTACGATATCGGTAGAATTCACCAACATAATCATCTTTGGGATGGATGGCAGTCCGTTCCTGGTCAACCCAATGGTTATCTGCTTCATGGAACTGGGATAGGAATGATGTGGTCGCCATTTTCTTATTTACAAGTTAAAGCAACGCTGGCGCGCACAATTGACGATAATCCAGGCCATGATGTTGCTGGCAATGACAGCGATGGCACTCAAGATAAAATGCGGAGCTGGATTCAGGCTGTGATCAATTTTTAATCTCCATCTGAATAGAATTTTCAGAGTTAAAGACTGCATATTGATTTAAGGACAAAATTAGACTATCTTGAATATTATTAGGAGATATGCTGTTAAATTTATAACTCCATAAAGGATTAAGTTTCTTTCTGTCATTCTGTGCCGAGGGCGTATTAGCGCCCGTGTAAAAAAAAATGTCTAATTACCTGGATGCCCAATTAATTCTAAATTTTAGGAGCAGTCATATTATGTCTCTGGGACCAGTAATGGTGGATATTCAAGGTACGACGCTGACCGCTGAGGATCGAGAATTGCTGTGCCATCCCAAGGTTGGGGGAATGATTCTTTTTTCACGTAATTATCATTCACCGGAACAACTTCAGGCACTATTAGTCGAAGTTCATGCGCTGCGTAGCCCGCGATTGTTGGTGGCTGTAGATCATGAGGGTGGACGAGTTCAACGTTTTCGGAAAGGTTTCACCTGCCTGCCGGCAGTGGCGCGTCTGGGGGAAATTTATGATTTCGATCCCAGTCGTGCTCTACACTTGGCAGAACTTTCGGGCTGGTTAATGGCAGCCGAGCTACGGTCGGTAGGAGTCGATTTCAGTTTCGCCCCGGTATTAGACTTGGGAAGGGGAGTCAGCACGGTAATCGGTGATCGTGCCTTCCATGCCACTCCTCAAGGCGTAGCACGGCTTGCTCGGGCCTATGTCACGGGAATGCAACGGGCTGGAATGGCTGCTACGGGCAAACACTTTCCTGGCCACGGCGCAGTGGTCGCGGATTCTCACCTGGCGCTACCAGTAGATAATCGTTCCCTAGACGAGATCGTTACCGAAGATCTTTACCCCTTTCGGACACTGATAGCCCATGGCTTGTCAGGTATCATGCCCGCTCATGTAGTCTACTCGCGCGTGGACACTGCGCCAGCGGGTTTTTCACGTTTCTGGCTCCAGGAAATATTACGCGATCAGTTGGGTTTTCAAGGGATAATTTTTAGCGACGATTTATCCATGGCGGGTGCAGAGGGGGTAGGTGGCTATGGTGCGCGTGCCTATGCAGCCCTGGAAGCAGGATGCGACATGGTATTAGTGTGTAACTGTCGAGAGGGTGCTCTGGAAGTATTGCGTGCCCTGGAAAGTCATGATCAACCTTTTACCCATCTTTCCTTGGTGCAAATGTACGGACGAGAAGGAATATATCCAGATTTTCCAGACCGTGATAAAGCATGGCGTGATGCCGTGGCTGAACTTTCCCACGCTTTTGGCGATCTCGCTCTTTTTCCGCTAAGTTAGTGGCATCCATGGATGCTTGGGTAGCTGGAGTGGACGAAGCGGGGCGTGGCCCCTTGGCCGGGCCGGTCTATGCGGCGGCGGTAATTCTGGATCCGACACGCCCAATTATCGGACTTGCCGATTCAAAGAAACTCTCGCCACTACGGCGTGAAGTTTTAGCCGTAACCATCCATGACTGCGCACTTGCTTATGCAGTGGCGCATGCGGAAGTAGCAGAAATCGACCGCTTGAATATCCTCCAAGCATCCCTGCTCGCCATGGTTCGTGCGGTTGCGGGTCTGTCCATTGCTCCACAATTGGTCTTGGTGGATGGCAATCATTGTCCGAGCGGACTCACCTGTCCTTCTCGCGCTATTATCAAGGGAGATGTCATAGAGCCTGCGATCAGCGCTGCTTCAATTCTCGCCAAAGTAGCCCGAGACGCTGCGATGCTAGAGTTGGACGCAGCTTGGCCTGGCTACGGTTTTGCCCGTCATAAAGGCTATCCTACCGCTGATCACCGCTTGGCTCTGACGCGACTCGGACCATGCCCGGAACATCGACGATCTTTTGCTCCGGTACGAAAGTTTGATAAACAGTAGGAGTTACGCAGTTGAACTTGTAATTCTATAAAGGATTGAGTTTTTCTGTCATTCTGCGCGCAGTCGCAGAACGCAGAATTTCTATAAATAAATGGATTCTGCGACTTCGCTTCGCGCAGAATGATTTAAATTTTCAATTTTCAACTGCGTAACTTCTAGATCTATGAAATTATCTGATGTAGATATTATCGAACGTTTGGGGCGCGATATCGTCATCGATCCTCCACCCACTTCTGAATGCTTCGGGTCGTTTTCCATCGATCTGCGATTGAGCAATACTTTTCGGATATTTGAACACAGTCGTTTTCCTTATCTGGATTTAGGAAAAACAACAAGCGCTCATGCTATGTCCGAACAGGTGATGCGTGAATTATTAGTTCCCGAAGACGGAGCGTTTTATTTGCACCCTGGCGAACTAGCATTGGGAATGACTTTAGAGCGGGTAACCCTGCCCAACAATCTCGCAGGTTGGCTGGATGGCCGCAGTAGTCTTGCCCGGGTAGGATTGATGGTTCATCTCACTGCGCATACGATTGATCCAGGTTGGGATGGATGTATTACCCTGGAATTTTTCAACAGCGGTCGACTTCCGTTGGCCTTGTATCCACGCATGCGCATTTGCGCCATCAGTTTCGAGCCACTTACAACGCCTACCAGTCGCCCCTACTATAGTAAGCGGGGTGCTAAATATATCGGTCAAGATAACCCTTTACCAAGTCGCATCTCCAAGGACGGTGTTGACTCCATAGAAAAATAAATAAAATTTATCAATAGGTTAGTTCATATTCATGGAGCTGTCCTTAAAGTTGCGTTACTATATTAAGGATATTCGTTTATCCAAATCTTCTCGATTGTCTTGCTAATGAGCAAAAAAACAATTCGATTAAAAATCAGTTACTTCATGGAGAATAACATGTTGCGTTATTGTGCTGTATTAATTTTGTCAAGTTTGCTGTTTAACGTGGGAACTCCGGCGTTAGCGGCTGGTTCAGCGAAGAAACCAGTTTTTTCAAATAATACTGTCGAAAAAAATTTCGCCGCCAAGGTTAATGATGCGATCATTTCAAAGAGGGATGTGGACCAAGTATTTAAGGGCAATCCAAATTTAACCGATAATAAACAGAACCGTCGTGCGATCACAGATGAGTTAGTGGCGCGTGAACTTATCATTCAAGCCGCGAAGGAAAAAAATTTGGATAAAAATTCCGAAGTGCGGGACGCCATCGTCGCGAGTACCCATCAAATATTATTTGCCGCCGGTGCGGATGATTACCTAAAAGAAAATCCCATCAGGGATTCAGCAGCGCGCGAGCAATACGAAAATTGGGTAAAGAATTATCCAAAAGAAGAGTTCAAGGTTCGTCGTATTCTTTTAAAAACCCAAGAAGAAGCAGAACGGATTGCTTCTCGCATCAAAGAAGGAAAACCATTTGCTGAATTAGCGTCGCAGTCCTTAGACACTGAAAGTGCAAAAAATGGAGGTGATATCGGCTGGATTGCCCCGATGTCGCCCGAAACTGCACAACAATTGTCCAATCTCAATGTGGGCAAGGTTTCCGATCCAATTGAAGCAACCAATGGCTGGGAGGTTGTGGAAGTAATGGACAAGCGTCCTGCCCATCCTCCAGAGTATAGCCAAATTAAGGATCGTATCCTAAACGCTATGAAACAAGAACTTCTCCGACGTTATGTTCAAGAACTGCGCACCAAAGCCAATATCATCATTCCTTAGATTTCTTTAAATATCATTACATCTCGCACTTTAGGAATGAATTGATGAACAGATCTATTCTTATTCCGCTGGCATTTTTGTTAGCTTTTACAATTTATTCAATCGCCACGCGACCTGACCAGGCCACGCCAAAAATAGAGGCAAGTAATGTGACTGAATTAGTCAAGACAGATATAAAACCTGGAGAAGGTGACTTAGCAATATCAGGCAAGAATGTAACCGTGCATTACACCGGGTGGTTATATGATATGAACGCTTCCAATCACTATGGTTACAAATTTGATAGTTCGCGTGATCGCAATCAACCGTTTTCTTTTCGGCTGGGTGCCGGCAAGGTTATCATGGGTTGGGATCAAGGACTGGTGGGCATGAAAGTTGGCGGACAACGCGAGTTGATTATTCCTTCGGATCTCGGCTACGGTGCGCGCGGGGCGGGGCGGGCTATCCCGCCGAATACCGCATTAGTATTTGAGATTGAACTATTGAAAGTTGATTAATCAACTACCTCGGCCTGAAGACTGGAATTTGTTCTTCCAGGTTTCAGGCCATCCACTCCCTGTGGATACGCAGATGGATACCGGAACGACAAACAATAGGCAGATTGGCAACGGCCCTGTTCAGACGGATGGCGTGTACTCACCCGCCTAAAGGCAGGAGGTTTCCGCGTCGAACATGTTGGATGAACCAAATAACGCAGTTAAGCCTTTGCCCGGATCAGGCACGCGCATGAAAGCCTCTCCCACCAGAAAGGCATTTACTCCCCACGTCCGCATTAAGGTTACGTCGGCAGGAGTAAGAATGCCGCTTTCAGTAACCACCATGGTACCTGATGGTATTTGCGATAGAAGATCTATCGTGGTTCGTAGGTTTACCTGGAAAGTACGCAGGTCACGGTTGTTGATCCCAATTATCGGCGTTTCTAGGTCTAACGCCAAAGCACGGGTTAGCTCCTCAGTGTCGTGGACTTCCACCAGCACCGCCATTCCCAGCTCTTCGGCCAAATATGCCAATTCCCGTAACAGCGGATCGCCCAAGGCGGCGACGATGAGTAGGATACAGTCGGCACCTAGACAACGCGCTTCGTAGACCTGATAGGGATCGAGAATGAACTCTTTACGCAAGATCGGTAATGAACAAGCGGCGCGAGCTTCGCGCAAATGTTCATCACTACCCTGAAAAAAATCGTGATCCGTCAATACCGATAGGCATGCAGCTCCAGCTCGTTCATATGAAGCGGCAAGCGCGGCGGGTTGAAAATCCTTTCGAAATAGTCCTTTACTGGGAGACGCGCGTTTAATCTCGGCGATCACCGCTGAACGTCCACTAGCAACGCGCCCGCGCAAGGCCGCCGCGAAATCACGCAACACAGGCGCGGCGGTTATCTGCTCTCCAAGAAGACGTAGCGGCAGCTTCGCTTCCCGCTCCATTACTTCCTCGACTTTGCGTGCGAGAATTTTTTTAAGAATGTCTGGAATATCGCTCATGGATCAAAACCGCGACTCATGCGCGTTAGGTTATCGAAACATTCCTGGGCGGTGCCGTTGGCGATGACCTGGCGTGCCCGCGCCACGCCATTTTCCAGCGTGGGGACCAAATCAGCCGCGTAAATTGCCGCGCCGGCATTAAGGGTAACCACGTCCAATGCCGGGCCTGGAACGTTGGACAAGGCTTGTTGAAGCAACCTAAGACTTTCTTCCACGCTACCGACCACGATAGTTGCCAAATCCGTGCGGGTTATTCCGAAGCGTTCAGGGGTCACGGTGTATCGGGTCACTCGACCATGATGCAATTCAGCTACTTGCGTTGCGGAACCCATGCTGATTTCATCCAGGCCATCCTCGGCATGAATCACCAGTACATGACTGCTTCCCAATCGATGTGAAACCTCGGCGAGGGGAATGAGCCATTCATTGGAAAACACGCCAAGCAGTTGATGAGGCGCTCGCGCCGGATTGGTAAGGGGGCCAAGGAGATTGAACAAGGTACGGATTCCCATCTCCCGACGTGGCCCCACCGCGTGGCGCGTGGCACCATGATGGCGGGGCGCGAACAGGAAGCCGACTCCTACTTGTTCGATACAAATGGCGACTTGCTCGGGTGTTAATTCCAGATTAATTCCAGCGGCTTCTAGGACATCGGCGCTCCCGGAACGGCTGGAAACCGAGCGGTTGCCATGCTTGGCCACTTTCGCGCCAGCGGCGGCGGCCACGAACGCAGCGGCGGTGGAAATATTGAAGGTCCGCAAGCCATCGCCGCCAGTGCCACAGGTATCGAGCACGGGATTACCCGCTACTTGAACCGGAATGGCAAAGGAACGCATGACGGTCGCCGCCGCTGTAATTTCCTCAATGGTTTCACCCTTCATGCGTAGTCCCACCAGAAATCCGCCGATTTGGGCCGGCGTGGCTTCACCAGCCATGATTAGGGTCATTACCTCTTGCATTTCAGCGTCCGAGAGGTCATGGCGATCAATTACCTTTCGGAGAGCGCCAGGCATGTCCATCGTGTTTTACTCCACTCTCTAATTTTTGGAAGAACTCTCGAAAATAGAAAGTTTAAGTTATCCGACCCGCTGATTTTTAGCCTCGGCGGGAAAGTTTACCAAGCTGTTTCCAAAAAATTCCGGTATATGG
The genomic region above belongs to Gammaproteobacteria bacterium and contains:
- a CDS encoding putative parvulin-type peptidyl-prolyl cis-trans isomerase (Evidence 3 : Putative function from multiple computational evidences) codes for the protein MLRYCAVLILSSLLFNVGTPALAAGSAKKPVFSNNTVEKNFAAKVNDAIISKRDVDQVFKGNPNLTDNKQNRRAITDELVARELIIQAAKEKNLDKNSEVRDAIVASTHQILFAAGADDYLKENPIRDSAAREQYENWVKNYPKEEFKVRRILLKTQEEAERIASRIKEGKPFAELASQSLDTESAKNGGDIGWIAPMSPETAQQLSNLNVGKVSDPIEATNGWEVVEVMDKRPAHPPEYSQIKDRILNAMKQELLRRYVQELRTKANIIIP
- the dcd gene encoding dCTP deaminase, whose product is MKLSDVDIIERLGRDIVIDPPPTSECFGSFSIDLRLSNTFRIFEHSRFPYLDLGKTTSAHAMSEQVMRELLVPEDGAFYLHPGELALGMTLERVTLPNNLAGWLDGRSSLARVGLMVHLTAHTIDPGWDGCITLEFFNSGRLPLALYPRMRICAISFEPLTTPTSRPYYSKRGAKYIGQDNPLPSRISKDGVDSIEK
- the trpD gene encoding Anthranilate phosphoribosyltransferase, with the protein product MDMPGALRKVIDRHDLSDAEMQEVMTLIMAGEATPAQIGGFLVGLRMKGETIEEITAAATVMRSFAIPVQVAGNPVLDTCGTGGDGLRTFNISTAAAFVAAAAGAKVAKHGNRSVSSRSGSADVLEAAGINLELTPEQVAICIEQVGVGFLFAPRHHGATRHAVGPRREMGIRTLFNLLGPLTNPARAPHQLLGVFSNEWLIPLAEVSHRLGSSHVLVIHAEDGLDEISMGSATQVAELHHGRVTRYTVTPERFGITRTDLATIVVGSVEESLRLLQQALSNVPGPALDVVTLNAGAAIYAADLVPTLENGVARARQVIANGTAQECFDNLTRMSRGFDP
- a CDS encoding Peptidyl-prolyl cis-trans isomerase, producing MNRSILIPLAFLLAFTIYSIATRPDQATPKIEASNVTELVKTDIKPGEGDLAISGKNVTVHYTGWLYDMNASNHYGYKFDSSRDRNQPFSFRLGAGKVIMGWDQGLVGMKVGGQRELIIPSDLGYGARGAGRAIPPNTALVFEIELLKVD
- the rnhB gene encoding RNase HII, whose amino-acid sequence is MDAWVAGVDEAGRGPLAGPVYAAAVILDPTRPIIGLADSKKLSPLRREVLAVTIHDCALAYAVAHAEVAEIDRLNILQASLLAMVRAVAGLSIAPQLVLVDGNHCPSGLTCPSRAIIKGDVIEPAISAASILAKVARDAAMLELDAAWPGYGFARHKGYPTADHRLALTRLGPCPEHRRSFAPVRKFDKQ
- the nagZ gene encoding beta-N-acetylhexosaminidase — its product is MSLGPVMVDIQGTTLTAEDRELLCHPKVGGMILFSRNYHSPEQLQALLVEVHALRSPRLLVAVDHEGGRVQRFRKGFTCLPAVARLGEIYDFDPSRALHLAELSGWLMAAELRSVGVDFSFAPVLDLGRGVSTVIGDRAFHATPQGVARLARAYVTGMQRAGMAATGKHFPGHGAVVADSHLALPVDNRSLDEIVTEDLYPFRTLIAHGLSGIMPAHVVYSRVDTAPAGFSRFWLQEILRDQLGFQGIIFSDDLSMAGAEGVGGYGARAYAALEAGCDMVLVCNCREGALEVLRALESHDQPFTHLSLVQMYGREGIYPDFPDRDKAWRDAVAELSHAFGDLALFPLS
- the trpC gene encoding Indole-3-glycerol phosphate synthase; protein product: MSDIPDILKKILARKVEEVMEREAKLPLRLLGEQITAAPVLRDFAAALRGRVASGRSAVIAEIKRASPSKGLFRKDFQPAALAASYERAGAACLSVLTDHDFFQGSDEHLREARAACSLPILRKEFILDPYQVYEARCLGADCILLIVAALGDPLLRELAYLAEELGMAVLVEVHDTEELTRALALDLETPIIGINNRDLRTFQVNLRTTIDLLSQIPSGTMVVTESGILTPADVTLMRTWGVNAFLVGEAFMRVPDPGKGLTALFGSSNMFDAETSCL